The sequence GCGAGGTATTTGAGCCAACCGGCCTCACCCTGATCGAGTTCAACGGGTTCTCCGCCGCCGGTCGAAACTCGCCGCAGCGCTGCCGGTCCGAACGAGCCTGTCTTCGGTACATCATCGAAGTAGTAAACGTGCCCGTCCGCTACCACGAATTCCATCGTGTGATTAATTGACGGCGCCAACTGCGACACTTCACCGCTCTTCTTGTTGAGCTTCATCAATGCCGAGTGTCCACGCTCGTTCATCTGGCAAAAGTAAAAGTTTTCGACGTCCTGTTGCAGACCCAGGCTTGGCTGTTTGAAAGCATGACGATAGAAGTCGGTGATCACGCCGCCGCCTTTTGGGATTCTCTTGATACCGTCGCCGGTCATGAAGTAAATAACATCGCCGTCAAGAGCGATACCCGATGTCGGAGGCTGAGGCGGCGTGAGTTGCTTCGCTTCTCCGCCGTCCTTCGGCGCGTACATTATCGGCGCCGGGAGCGAACCCTCGCCCGTCCAGATCAACCAATAGATGTTTTCGTCATCCATGACGATTTCGTCAGGTTTGGGAGCGTTGGGAATGATCTTCTCGCTATCGCCGCCACCCTTGGGCACGCGTAAGAGGTTTCCACCGTCTGACCAATAGAGGAATTTGCCGTCGATCGCCAGCGTCGTGTCAGGAATGATCTTCCCGCCCTTTACGAAAATGCTTACCGTTCCATCGTTGAGAGAAATCTTTTTGATGTTGTTTGTTCCTTCATTCATGCTGACGACCGTGCTGCCAGTAACGAAGTAAACCGCCTCACCATCTGAGATTATTTTGGATGGATGGTCTTCTTTGTCCGCGAGCACTTTTGCCTTTGTCCATCCCGGCGCTTTCGGTTCGTTGGTCGAACGGCAACCGAGGGCAAGCAACAAAAGGCTAAAGGCGAGAACAGTTTGGATAAGTTTTAGCTTAGTCACGTGACGGATTCCGAAATTACGGTAACGCGAGAACGCTGTGCAGGCCTAAAGCTCCGTCAGGAGCGCGATGGTTATAGCACGCAGTCGCCCCCAGAACCCCAAAGCTCCGTAAGGAGCGATATGAATATTTCGCTCCTCCGGAGCTCGTGTTTCAAAGAGAAGCCCGTGACCTATAAACATTTCGTGCCTACGGCACGAAGATGGTGTGGCGTTCCGAAAAGTCTATCCCTCTCGGAACTTGATTTGGCCTACTTTAGCCGAGTCATCCTCACGCCCAGTCAACTTTCGGATGCATCGTGTGCCATTGCGTCGCTTT is a genomic window of Pyrinomonadaceae bacterium containing:
- a CDS encoding DUF5050 domain-containing protein; the protein is MTKLKLIQTVLAFSLLLLALGCRSTNEPKAPGWTKAKVLADKEDHPSKIISDGEAVYFVTGSTVVSMNEGTNNIKKISLNDGTVSIFVKGGKIIPDTTLAIDGKFLYWSDGGNLLRVPKGGGDSEKIIPNAPKPDEIVMDDENIYWLIWTGEGSLPAPIMYAPKDGGEAKQLTPPQPPTSGIALDGDVIYFMTGDGIKRIPKGGGVITDFYRHAFKQPSLGLQQDVENFYFCQMNERGHSALMKLNKKSGEVSQLAPSINHTMEFVVADGHVYYFDDVPKTGSFGPAALRRVSTGGGEPVELDQGEAGWLKYLAVDAKQVYFTNISRVSALPK